A genomic region of Manihot esculenta cultivar AM560-2 chromosome 15, M.esculenta_v8, whole genome shotgun sequence contains the following coding sequences:
- the LOC110602121 gene encoding protein NRT1/ PTR FAMILY 2.9: MENGNDHAQDQQKSIEKDEEPVINYRGIKAMPFIIGNETFEKLGTVGSSTNLVVYLNTVFNLKSVTATTLVNIFNGTTNLAPLLGAFLCDTYFGRYKTLGFASVASFLGMSALALTAAVPTLHPPKCVGKESSQCVGPSIWQLAFLLCGFGLIAIGAGGIRPCNLAFGAEQFNPNTESGKRGMSSFFNWYYFTYTFAVMVSVTGIVYVQSDVSWAIGLAIPAFLMFLSCAVFFIGTKIYVIVKPEGSPITSVVQVLVVSVKKRGLKLPQNPAVSLFNYVPAKSINSRLSHTEQFSFLDKAAIVTEKDEINLDGSAANPWRLCSIQQVEEVKCMVRIIPIWASAIIYHVPLIQQQTYAVLQALQLDRRLGTGSFEIPAATFIIFTMLALTIWIPIYDRILVPFLQRLTGKEGGFTLLQRMGIGILLSVLCMFVSGLVESHRRDIALSKPTLGISPKGGAVSSMTWLWLVPQLALAGLSEGFNYVSQIEFYYKQFPENMRSIAGSSFFAGLALANFLSGLLVSTIHKITSATKSGDWLSEDLNKGKLDHFYYVIGVLGTVNMAYFLLCAKWYRYKVREDDGSVEMSNKSSVKHHV, from the exons ATGGAGAACGGAAATGATCATGCTCAAGATCAGCAAAAGAGTAttgaaaaagatgaagaaccagTCATCAACTATAGAGGAATCAAAGCCATGCCTTTCATCATTG GGAATGAGACATTTGAGAAGCTTGGAACAGTGGGATCTTCAACAAATCTTGTGGTGTATCTGAACACAGTGTTTAATCTGAAGAGTGTGACTGCTACTACTCTTGTTAATATCTTCAATGGCACAACAAATCTTGCTCCTTTGCTTGGAGCTTTTCTCTGTGATACTTATTTTGGACGTTACAAGACTCTGGGTTTTGCTTCTGTTGCTTCCTTTCTG GGCATGTCGGCACTAGCGCTAACCGCCGCAGTCCCCACACTGCACCCTCCGAAGTGTGTAGGAAAAGAAAGCAGTCAATGTGTAGGCCCATCAATTTGGCAATTGGCCTTTCTTCTCTGTGGATTTGGGCTCATAGCCATCGGAGCCGGCGGAATCCGACCATGCAATCTAGCCTTTGGAGCCGAGCAATTCAATCCCAACACCGAATCAGGCAAGAGGGGTATGAGCAGCTTCTTCAACTGGTACTACTTCACCTACACCTTCGCCGTTATGGTCTCTGTCACCGGCATTGTCTACGTTCAATCTGACGTTAGCTGGGCTATCGGACTGGCCATTCCTGCCTTTCTGATGTTTCTTTCATGTGCTGTCTTCTTCATCGGAACAAAAATTTATGTTATTGTCAAACCTGAAGGCAGCCCCATCACTAGTGTTGTTCAAGTCCTTGTTGTTTCTGTAAAGAAACGAGGCTTAAAGCTTCCTCAGAATCCTGCTGTTTCTCTTTTCAACTATGTTCCTGCAAAATCTATCAACTCCAGGCTCTCTCACACTGAACAATTCAG TTTTCTTGACAAGGCAGCAATTGTCACGGAAAAAGATGAAATAAACTTGGATGGCTCAGCTGCTAATCCATGGAGACTTTGCAGTATTCAGCAAGTTGAAGAAGTGAaatgcatggtcagaataattCCAATCTGGGCATCAGCTATAATCTACCATGTTCCTTTAATCCAACAACAGACATATGCAGTTCTCCAAGCTCTTCAGCTTGACAGACGTCTAGGAACTGGCAGCTTTGAAATTCCTGCTGCAACATTTATAATCTTTACAATGCTTGCTCTTACAATTTGGATTCCTATCTATGACAGAATCTTAGTTCCATTTCTTCAAAGACTTACTGGTAAAGAAGGTGGATTCACACTTCTCCAAAGAATGGGGATTGGGATTCTTCTTTCAGTTCTCTGCATGTTTGTTTCTGGGTTGGTGGAATCTCACAGAAGAGATATTGCTCTCAGCAAGCCAACTCTGGGAATCTCCCCAAAAGGTGGTGCAGTATCTTCAATGACTTGGCTGTGGCTGGTGCCTCAACTTGCACTTGCAGGACTTTCTGAAGGATTCAACTATGTTTCCCAGATAGAATTTTACTACAAACAATTCCCAGAAAACATGAGAAGTATTGCAGGATCTTCATTCTTTGCTGGGCTTGCACTGGCAAATTTTCTCAGTGGTCTCCTTGTTTCAACAATCCACAAGATTACTTCAGCAACTAAGTCAGGAGATTGGTTGTCTGAGGATCTTAACAAGGGGAAATTGGACCATTTTTATTATGTGATTGGAGTTTTAGGGACAGTGAATATGGCATATTTTCTGCTGTGCGCTAAGTGGTACAGATACAAAGTTCGTGAAGATGATGGATCAGTGGAGATGTCTAACAAATCATCAGTGAAGCATCATGTGTGA